The following proteins are co-located in the Bacteroidales bacterium genome:
- a CDS encoding CHAD domain-containing protein — MKHPNIHIRESFGQNMVRLMFFYNQLAIQYLQRDHNVHENIHQARLCFKRMRSYLRLGRSGIGKQLYQEYNVFYRDQSRALSQLRDLTAIAETLKGFIKTRRTKSAKSFLNHFKNSLVLQRRQQLDNIIESNIKADVIKALQVRSEEITKWEFTADADEVFSSGAKRIYERGMRLFHLTQTNPDDHNMHEWRKQVKYFWYHLVVLTPVWSEIMVVWAKEVQNLSQLLGKHHDLVLLESSIQSLNPDPKYKQIVSNLKSSIRLRKKRLEKASLILGSKIYTEKPSSVGNRLKAYWK, encoded by the coding sequence TTGAAACACCCAAATATACATATCAGGGAATCCTTTGGCCAAAACATGGTCAGGCTCATGTTTTTTTATAACCAGCTGGCAATCCAATACCTGCAGCGGGATCACAATGTTCATGAGAATATTCACCAGGCCAGGCTTTGCTTTAAGCGGATGAGAAGTTATTTACGCTTGGGTCGCAGCGGTATTGGCAAACAATTATATCAGGAGTATAATGTCTTTTACCGTGACCAATCACGAGCCTTATCTCAATTGCGCGATTTAACAGCCATTGCTGAAACCTTGAAAGGATTTATTAAAACACGCCGGACAAAATCTGCAAAATCCTTCCTCAACCATTTTAAAAACAGTTTAGTACTACAGCGAAGGCAGCAGCTTGATAATATAATTGAAAGCAATATCAAGGCAGATGTGATCAAAGCCCTGCAGGTTCGAAGCGAAGAAATTACTAAATGGGAATTCACAGCCGATGCTGATGAAGTATTCAGCTCCGGCGCAAAACGCATTTATGAAAGAGGAATGCGCCTTTTCCATCTAACTCAGACAAATCCTGACGATCACAACATGCATGAGTGGCGCAAACAGGTTAAATATTTCTGGTACCATCTTGTCGTGCTTACACCCGTCTGGTCTGAAATAATGGTGGTATGGGCCAAAGAAGTTCAGAACCTGAGTCAGCTCCTTGGAAAACATCATGACCTGGTGTTGCTCGAAAGTTCCATTCAATCCTTGAATCCGGATCCCAAGTACAAACAGATCGTAAGCAACCTGAAATCAAGTATAAGGCTCAGAAAGAAGCGGCTTGAAAAAGCAAGCTTAATCCTTGGATCAAAGATTTATACCGAAAAACCTTCCTCTGTTGGTAATAGACTGAAGGCATACTGGAAGTAA
- a CDS encoding response regulator, protein MKNYQAVYFLLWAGILLFTLAACNTNPKPVGQNVFSVFDTINPPVLVEAGDPVVYLLSDYPPPHIIDLSTKPAPVKLPADFFISMQKFNTEHGLALSSILCGFKDKAGNLWFGTSGNGVSKYDGKKFTSYNSSHGLIHNLIRSISEDSEGNIWFGTYGGVSIYNGIYFENLTVEHGLVDNNVNKILEDKSGNIWISTYNGLSRYNPNGKDDGTPLIKNYTTDHGLTGNFVDDILEDSKGNIWFATENGLCSYDAEAETKGKKPFDDYSRSIGLEGQRVLCLAEDEEGIIWFGINEGLVRYDPDIKASGELAISIYTTENGLISNRIRCIFSDRKGSLWLGTKEGLSEFRIGDSSFVNYTTLQGLANNEITCITGDNSGSLWIGTWGGGLSKYDGNGIVEFAAKQGLPVKTVYAVSEDKDGNLWMGGNEGGIAKFEFDWHEKIENILPVGNAGFLNFTTSQGFTDQDVLAMIIDKNGSLWFGSDDGLSKYDGRSVITYSPKHGLVDNKVVSLKEDSKGNIWIGTFEGGLSRFDGKSFKNYTIEQGLVHNTVWNIHEDNSGVIWFATRGGLSRFDGENFMNFTTAQGLPDNKLSIVTQDKTGNLLIGSWGGGVSIIRKEWLEMLSQSDFSQIGKNIFKNYNTTHGLPNDVVYGILEDDDGNIIIGTSKGITLLKGGLSSESEKIAKEGVESFNQQTGYPIKDVSNNYSMLVDSRGYLWAGTGDKLLRFDYREVRRNTQAPNVFIQNVSINHDKISWHSLQRARARAKEGQLSESPQATNAYVHNELNVFGKRLSENERDTLIGKFSKIRFERVSPFNAIPENLVLPYTHNSIGFDFVAIETAKPFLVQYQFMLEGNDKLWSAVSNNTMAEYNNLRQGTYTFKLRAKSPDGVWSEPISYSFRVLPPWWFTWWAIILYMLLFFMILFGIRRYEMNRILLRNQLKLEKVTTDSLRNLDQLKSHFFANISHEFRTPLTLILGQIESVMTSGIDTKEKGKLQVANRNAKRLLTLINELLDLSKLEAGSMELAATRQNIVTFLKSLFYSFESLAASKQIELGFESEADYIPVSYDPDKMEKVFYNLMSNAIKFTPENGMINVTLGIEQNDRVLIRVKDTGIGIPEDRLPHIFDRFYQVDTSSTREYEGTGIGLALTKELVELHNGKIRVNSREGKGTEFIISLPYDSNGSEKREAAKHSTEEVFSINMGDTHRATELINDPGHTELNGNDSREIILLVEDNADIRNYIREQLEVNYLVTEASDGEVGIKMAQDNIPDLIISDVMMPKMDGYQFCKAIRADEKTSHIPIIMLTARAGIDDKIEGLETGVDTYLTKPFNARELKANVKNLILQRIQLRKRFSKSTVIRPSEVSAVSVDQAFLEKIMNTIETHFEDEQFSVESLADHVNMSVSQLNRKLNALIDQPPGQLIRSLRLQRAADLLAQKAGSVSEICYKVGFNDNAYFSRAFKKQFGCSPSEYTVAN, encoded by the coding sequence ATGAAGAATTATCAAGCGGTATACTTCTTACTATGGGCAGGTATCTTACTCTTTACCCTTGCTGCCTGCAATACAAATCCCAAGCCTGTAGGACAGAATGTTTTCTCAGTTTTTGATACTATAAATCCCCCTGTGCTAGTAGAAGCAGGTGATCCGGTTGTTTATCTTTTGAGTGACTATCCGCCTCCCCATATCATTGATCTTTCAACAAAACCAGCGCCTGTTAAACTACCGGCTGACTTTTTTATAAGCATGCAAAAGTTCAACACCGAACATGGTTTGGCTTTGAGCAGCATTCTCTGCGGGTTCAAAGATAAGGCCGGGAATCTCTGGTTTGGTACATCAGGGAATGGGGTGAGCAAATATGATGGTAAAAAGTTTACCAGTTATAATTCCTCACATGGATTGATCCATAACCTTATACGTAGTATTTCCGAAGACAGTGAAGGCAACATCTGGTTTGGAACCTATGGCGGGGTGAGCATTTATAATGGTATTTACTTTGAAAACCTGACGGTTGAACATGGCCTTGTTGATAATAATGTCAATAAAATACTAGAAGATAAAAGTGGCAATATCTGGATATCCACTTATAACGGATTAAGCAGGTACAACCCAAATGGAAAAGATGATGGAACTCCATTGATTAAGAATTATACCACAGATCATGGACTTACTGGAAACTTTGTTGACGACATACTTGAAGACAGCAAAGGAAATATATGGTTTGCTACTGAAAATGGTCTGTGCAGCTATGATGCCGAAGCAGAGACTAAAGGAAAAAAACCATTTGATGATTATTCCAGGTCCATAGGATTGGAAGGTCAAAGGGTGTTATGTTTAGCCGAAGACGAAGAAGGGATAATCTGGTTTGGTATCAATGAAGGATTAGTCAGATATGATCCTGACATTAAAGCAAGTGGTGAACTTGCTATATCAATCTATACAACCGAAAATGGACTTATAAGTAACAGAATCAGATGTATATTTTCAGATAGAAAGGGGAGTTTATGGTTAGGCACAAAGGAAGGCTTATCAGAATTCAGGATAGGAGATTCTTCTTTTGTGAACTATACGACTTTGCAGGGTCTGGCAAATAATGAAATCACCTGCATTACTGGGGACAACTCAGGCAGCCTTTGGATTGGCACCTGGGGCGGCGGACTGAGCAAGTATGATGGAAATGGAATTGTTGAGTTTGCTGCAAAACAAGGCTTGCCGGTTAAAACTGTGTATGCTGTATCTGAGGATAAGGATGGTAATTTGTGGATGGGCGGCAATGAAGGGGGAATAGCAAAGTTTGAGTTTGACTGGCATGAAAAAATTGAAAATATCTTGCCTGTCGGAAACGCTGGTTTTTTGAATTTTACTACGTCACAAGGATTCACTGATCAGGATGTTCTGGCCATGATCATTGATAAAAACGGCAGTCTGTGGTTTGGTTCGGATGATGGTTTGAGCAAATATGACGGGCGTTCCGTTATCACTTATAGCCCAAAACATGGATTGGTTGATAACAAAGTTGTAAGTCTTAAAGAAGACAGCAAAGGGAATATCTGGATCGGAACATTTGAAGGCGGCTTGAGCAGGTTTGATGGCAAATCGTTTAAAAATTACACCATTGAGCAGGGACTTGTGCACAATACTGTTTGGAACATTCATGAAGATAATTCGGGTGTGATATGGTTCGCAACAAGAGGTGGATTAAGCAGGTTCGATGGCGAAAACTTTATGAATTTTACAACAGCCCAGGGACTTCCCGACAATAAATTATCCATCGTAACACAAGATAAAACCGGCAACCTGCTTATTGGAAGTTGGGGTGGAGGTGTTTCAATAATCCGAAAAGAATGGTTGGAAATGTTGAGCCAGAGCGATTTTTCGCAAATCGGGAAAAACATTTTCAAAAATTACAACACAACGCACGGCCTTCCCAATGATGTGGTGTATGGTATTCTGGAAGATGATGATGGCAATATTATTATTGGCACGAGTAAAGGGATTACATTGCTTAAAGGCGGATTAAGTTCGGAAAGCGAAAAGATCGCAAAAGAAGGGGTGGAAAGCTTTAACCAACAAACAGGCTACCCGATAAAAGATGTCAGCAATAATTACAGTATGCTGGTTGACAGCCGTGGATATTTATGGGCCGGAACGGGAGATAAACTGCTGCGATTTGATTATAGAGAGGTTCGCAGAAATACCCAGGCTCCAAATGTGTTTATCCAGAACGTAAGCATAAATCATGATAAAATAAGTTGGCACAGCCTTCAAAGAGCCAGAGCCAGAGCCAAAGAAGGTCAACTAAGCGAATCCCCCCAAGCTACCAATGCTTATGTGCATAATGAATTAAATGTTTTCGGTAAGCGATTAAGTGAAAACGAACGCGATACCTTGATCGGTAAATTCAGTAAAATCCGCTTCGAACGCGTGAGCCCGTTCAATGCGATTCCCGAAAATCTGGTATTACCCTACACCCACAACAGTATTGGTTTTGATTTTGTGGCGATTGAAACCGCTAAACCGTTTTTGGTTCAGTACCAGTTTATGCTCGAAGGAAACGACAAGCTCTGGAGCGCGGTGAGCAACAATACCATGGCTGAGTATAACAATTTGAGGCAGGGAACTTATACCTTTAAACTCCGGGCCAAAAGTCCTGACGGTGTTTGGAGCGAACCGATCAGTTATAGTTTCAGAGTGCTGCCACCCTGGTGGTTTACCTGGTGGGCAATTATTTTATACATGTTATTGTTTTTCATGATCCTTTTTGGAATAAGACGCTATGAAATGAACAGAATCCTCCTTCGGAACCAACTGAAGCTGGAAAAAGTAACTACAGATTCGCTCCGGAATTTAGATCAATTGAAATCACACTTTTTTGCCAACATATCGCATGAATTCCGAACACCGCTCACACTGATTTTAGGACAAATTGAAAGTGTAATGACTTCAGGCATTGACACAAAGGAAAAAGGGAAACTCCAGGTTGCCAACCGCAACGCCAAACGATTGCTTACCCTCATCAATGAGTTGCTTGATTTATCGAAGCTTGAAGCCGGAAGCATGGAGCTTGCAGCAACACGCCAAAACATTGTCACGTTCCTTAAAAGTCTTTTCTATTCGTTTGAATCTCTCGCAGCCAGTAAACAAATTGAACTTGGCTTTGAATCGGAAGCCGATTACATTCCGGTGTCTTATGATCCCGATAAAATGGAAAAGGTATTTTATAACCTCATGTCAAATGCAATCAAATTTACACCTGAAAATGGAATGATCAACGTGACACTCGGCATAGAGCAAAATGATCGGGTTCTTATCCGTGTAAAAGACACAGGAATTGGAATTCCTGAAGACCGACTACCACACATATTCGATCGTTTTTACCAGGTGGATACTTCAAGCACCCGCGAATATGAAGGCACAGGAATCGGGTTAGCGCTGACCAAAGAACTGGTTGAGCTTCATAATGGGAAAATAAGGGTTAACAGCAGGGAGGGCAAAGGAACTGAATTTATCATTTCTCTTCCATACGATAGTAATGGTTCGGAAAAAAGAGAGGCTGCAAAACATTCAACAGAAGAGGTTTTCTCTATAAATATGGGCGATACACATAGAGCAACTGAACTCATCAATGATCCAGGTCACACGGAACTTAATGGGAACGATAGCCGCGAAATCATACTGCTTGTTGAAGACAATGCTGATATACGCAATTACATCCGCGAACAGCTTGAAGTCAATTATTTGGTAACAGAGGCCAGTGATGGCGAAGTGGGCATCAAAATGGCGCAGGACAATATACCCGACTTAATCATTTCGGATGTGATGATGCCCAAAATGGATGGCTACCAGTTTTGCAAAGCCATCAGGGCGGATGAAAAGACCAGCCATATACCAATAATAATGCTTACGGCCAGGGCGGGAATTGATGATAAAATTGAGGGTTTGGAAACAGGTGTGGATACCTATCTGACTAAACCTTTCAATGCCAGAGAGCTGAAAGCCAATGTTAAAAACCTGATTCTTCAGCGTATACAACTTCGCAAACGTTTCAGCAAATCCACCGTTATCAGGCCATCTGAGGTTTCCGCTGTTTCAGTTGACCAGGCCTTTCTGGAAAAGATTATGAATACCATTGAAACGCATTTTGAAGATGAACAGTTCTCGGTCGAAAGCCTTGCCGATCATGTCAATATGAGTGTTTCGCAACTTAACCGTAAACTCAATGCACTGATTGACCAGCCACCCGGTCAGTTGATCCGCTCTCTCCGTCTTCAAAGGGCGGCAGACCTGCTTGCACAAAAAGCCGGATCGGTTTCCGAAATTTGTTACAAAGTGGGCTTTAACGACAATGCCTATTTTTCACGCGCATTCAAAAAACAATTCGGTTGTAGCCCGTCGGAATACACTGTAGCGAATTAG
- a CDS encoding ester cyclase: MKSILLLATLLGCTIFLQAQSATKVTHSDPKVAANIEMYTKVWHSIVNEGRLDLINTRHFTEDVRMHTEPENIVGIEAMAAYYKNFLTGFSEIQFTINNVFGEGDQLAKHWTFKGKHTGDFFGIPATGNRVNLEGSTIARMSSDGRIAEERDFMDNMALLAQLGIVSSPGNVTVIDKLYKSFAIGDIPNALATMDPNIIWNEAEGFPYADRNPYIGPQAVLEGVFARLGEEWEYWNLTDIQLHDMSNNQVLSTLRYKAKYKKNGAEINAHVAHWFTLKDGKIIRFQQFTDTGQVVSAMNQ; the protein is encoded by the coding sequence ATGAAAAGTATTCTATTATTAGCAACCCTCCTTGGGTGCACCATCTTTCTGCAAGCCCAATCGGCAACCAAAGTGACCCACTCTGATCCTAAAGTGGCCGCCAACATCGAAATGTACACCAAGGTTTGGCATAGCATCGTGAATGAAGGGCGGCTCGACCTTATCAATACCAGGCATTTCACCGAGGATGTACGTATGCACACTGAGCCGGAAAACATTGTCGGCATCGAAGCCATGGCTGCTTACTACAAAAACTTCCTGACCGGCTTCTCTGAGATTCAATTTACAATCAACAACGTCTTCGGGGAAGGCGACCAATTGGCGAAGCATTGGACGTTCAAGGGCAAGCATACAGGAGATTTTTTCGGCATCCCTGCAACGGGGAACCGTGTCAACCTGGAAGGTAGCACCATTGCCCGTATGAGTAGCGATGGAAGGATAGCCGAGGAGCGGGATTTCATGGACAACATGGCGTTGTTGGCGCAATTGGGCATCGTATCGTCGCCAGGGAATGTCACCGTCATTGACAAGCTTTACAAGTCTTTTGCCATAGGCGATATCCCAAATGCACTGGCAACGATGGATCCCAATATCATCTGGAACGAGGCCGAGGGTTTCCCTTACGCCGATCGTAATCCTTACATCGGTCCGCAGGCCGTGCTGGAAGGCGTCTTTGCCCGCCTCGGCGAAGAGTGGGAATACTGGAACCTGACCGACATCCAATTGCACGATATGTCGAACAATCAGGTGCTATCTACCCTGCGTTACAAGGCAAAGTACAAAAAGAACGGAGCAGAGATAAACGCACATGTGGCCCATTGGTTTACTTTGAAAGATGGCAAAATTATTCGATTTCAGCAATTTACTGACACCGGGCAGGTAGTTAGTGCAATGAACCAATAA
- a CDS encoding nuclear transport factor 2 family protein, which produces MKRVFFLLFAVVLITACNTNQPERYFSTSPEIEITKSTLKHYLDGNWEALKLLYADTAKVLNNVPEGKGISIAAAITEYKQDHELFSSIDYVAEEDFFEMVLTDDGETWVNYWGLWIGTLKASGEEYEIPLHITQRFINQKIVSEHGYWNNSAVALALVKLEEPTP; this is translated from the coding sequence ATGAAAAGAGTATTTTTTTTACTTTTCGCAGTTGTGCTTATTACAGCCTGCAACACGAACCAGCCAGAACGCTATTTCTCAACATCTCCTGAAATTGAAATCACCAAATCAACACTTAAACATTATCTGGATGGAAATTGGGAGGCACTGAAGCTGCTTTATGCCGACACGGCAAAAGTGCTGAACAATGTTCCTGAGGGAAAAGGAATATCCATTGCTGCTGCCATCACTGAATACAAGCAGGATCATGAACTCTTCTCCTCCATAGATTATGTAGCTGAAGAAGATTTCTTCGAAATGGTGCTCACCGACGATGGCGAGACCTGGGTTAATTACTGGGGACTTTGGATTGGAACCCTGAAAGCAAGCGGTGAAGAATATGAAATACCGCTACACATTACCCAGCGATTTATAAATCAAAAAATAGTGTCTGAACACGGTTACTGGAACAACTCAGCCGTTGCCCTGGCACTTGTCAAACTGGAAGAGCCAACACCATAA